AGTTGATCTTCCCCTCGGTCGTCTCCGCCGTGAAGTCCGGTGCGACGTCGCCGAGCTGCAGTGCCATGGTCCCTCCCTGGGATCGTCGATTGTCGACCTGTCAGGTCAACAATACTCCCGGACGGCGCCTGTTGCGTGCCGGACGCGGCAACGGCCGGGCCCTCCACCCGAGAGTGGGGGGCCCGGCCGCTCGTCCGACCGGTCAGGCCTTCGGCTTCAGTCGCGTGCGGGGGCGCAGAGCAGCCCGTTGTTGTACGCGTCGAGCGTGCTCTTCAACGGCTCACCCGTCCTCCACGCCGCGCTGCTGCCGGTGACCCCGCTGCCGGGGGCGTTGGTGGCCAGCCAGGCGTTGGCGGCGGCCAGCGTGGCCGTGATGCAGCTCCCGTCGGCACCGTTGGCGACGTTGAGGGAGGCGGCGATGAACTGGGACGCCAGCGCGTAGCTCAGGTCCTTCGACTTCGGCTGCCCGAGGATGGCCAGCAGCTGCGCCTTGGTGTACGTGGTGGTGCCGAGCACGAGCGAGTCGACCGGCCACGCCTCGGGGTGGTTCTTCCAGTAGCCGGGCGTGCCGGTACCGGCTCCCTGCCGCACCCCGGGCACCGAGAGCGTGCCGACGATCCACGACAACGACGCCGGGAGCCGCCCCGACCCGTCGCCGGTCGACAGGACCTGCACGGTGGCGCTGGTCGCGCCGGCCGGGATGGTCACCGGCATGGTCTTGGCGTCGAAGTCGGCGCCCTGCTCGCTGAACAGCGGGTTGACCATCGTGGTGGTGACACCGCCCGTCGTCACGACGATGGCGTTGGGCCGGTTGGGCTCCACGCTCGCCGCCATCACGCCCAGGGTCGCCGTGCGGGGCTCAGCGGCGGCAGGGAAGTTGAAGGTCTGCGGCACGGTGGTGTCGCGCGGGGCGGGGAAGCTCACGAACGCCAGGTCGATGCCGTCGCGGACCGCGATGGCCGCCGGGGTGGTGCCCTGGTCGTAGATCACGACGACGCCCGCACCGTTGTTGGCGAAGTCGTTGGCCAGCCCGGCCACGGTCAGGCTCGTGTTGCCGGCGCCCACCAGGCCGAGGCCGGTGACGTCGGCCCGGAAGCCGGCCGCGTGGACGTCGTCGAAGAAGAAGGTCGGGCCGCCGATCAGCGAGCCGGTCACCGAGGTCCCGTTCAACGTCACCGTGTTGTCGGGCGTCGAGCCCTGGTGGACGTGGCCCTCCCAGTACAGGAGCACCTGCTTCACCGTGGCCCCCGCCGGGACCGAGACGGTGAAGGTACCCGGCTGGTTCGCCACGCCGGTGTGCCCGCCGAGGCCCACCCCGGCCACGGACACGCCGGTACCGGTGGCGACGGTGACGCCCACGGGCGGGCCCAACGTCTCGGTGCCGTCGGCGCCGGCCAGACCGGCACCGACGATGCTCGCCGTGCCGATCAGCGCCACCGCGGCGGCGCCGCGCCTCCGCCCGCGCCTCTTCGCGACCCGCGGCTCGTCCAGCAGTCTCAGATCCCTGTCGATCACGCTCGCCCCCCATCGTCGTGGAGGGACGGACGCCCCTCCATCTCGGCTATCGGCGGCGTCCGGGCGCGAAGCCCCACCCGCCGTACGGACGAGTCAACCATGCCGACGCGCGGTTTTCCAGGGTCTTCGGTCACTTCACCCCTTGCGCGGTGGAACGCCTACCGACCAGTAGGTAGGCTTGCGGCCCATGGATGACCGTGCCCTGTTGCAGGAGCTCGAGCCGACCGTCGCCCGCCTTCTCGACCACCACCTCGCCAAGGCCAAGGAGTGGTTCCCGCACGAGATGGTCCCGTGGAGCCGGGGCCGGGACTTCCAGCCCGACGAGGTCTGGGACCCCGAGGAGTACGCCGTCCCCGACGAGGTCCGCAGCGCGCTGTTCCTCAACCTGCTCACCGAGGACAACCTGCCGTACTACTTCCACACCATCCAGAACGTCTTCGGCGACGGGGCGTGGGGCGAGTGGGCGCGGCGGTGGACGGCTGAGGAAGGGCGCCACGCCATCGTCATCCGTGACTACCTCACCGTGTCGCGGGCGCTGGACGCCCGCGTCCTGGAGAGGGCGCGCATGCGCCAGGTGTCCGACGGGATCACCCCCGAGCCCGAGAACCCGGCCGACACCATGGTGTACGTCACCCTCCAGGAGCTGGCGACGCGGATCTCCCACATGAACACCGGCAAGCTGCTCACCGACCGGCCCGGCTACGAGGTGATGGCGCGGGTCGCCGCCGACGAGAACCTCCACTACCTGTTCTACCGGGGGGTGACCGACGCGGCGATGGAGATCGACCCGTCCATGGTCGTCCTCGCCATCGACCGCCAGGTCCGGGAGTTCGCCATGCCGGGTACGGGGATCGACGACTTCCCCACCCACGCCGCCCGCATCGCCAAGGCGGGGATCTACGACTTCGTCCAGCACCACGACCACATCCTCCTGCCGCTCGTCGTAAGGCACTGGCGGCTCGAGTCGCTGGAGGGCCTGTCACCCGAGGCCGAGGAGGCGCGCCAGCGGGTGCTCAAGCACGTGTCCCGGGTCGGCTCGGCGGCCGGGCGGCTGCGGGCCCGCCGGGAGCGGGAAGCCCAACTGGTCGACGCCCGCTGAGCAGAGCCGTCGGCGCCCTCACCCGTCGCCTCGGCGCGGACCGGGCGATTCCGGTAGACAAGGCGGAATGCCCTTCTCGCCCGCGGCGGCGCGGCGTCCCGCCGTCCTCGTCGCCGTGGCCGCGGCCCTTTGGTGCCTGGTCCTCACCGGCCTGCCCTCGGGGCGTGGCATCGCCGGGGCGGACACGGCGGCCGACGAGCGGGCGCTGGCGGGCCGCCTCAGTGACCTCCGCGCCGGCCGGGGCCTCGCCGCCCTCGCCACGGACGCCCGCCTGTCACATCAGGCGCGGGACTGGTCGGCCCGCATGGCCGCCGCCGGCCGGCTGTCCCACCACCCCGACCTCGCCTCGGCCGTGGGCGCCGACTGGACCCGCCTCGCTCAGAACGTCGGGAGCGCCACGACGGCCGCCGAGGTGCACGACCAGCTGGTGGCCAGCGCGTCGCACCTCTCGAACATGGTGTCGCCGTCGTTCAACGCCGTGGGGATCGGCGTCGTGGCCGCCGGCGGGCGGGTCTGGGTCACCCAGATCTTCATGCTGGCGCCGGCCGGGTCCATCGTCTCGGAGTCGTCCGGCACGGTCTACGGCGCCCTCTCGGACGGCAGCGCGTGGTACCGGCTCGTAGGCAGCCGGGGGGAGACGTTCGGGTTCGGCGCGGTGGCGGCCCTCCCCTCGGTGGTGACGGGGTCGCCCGTCGTGGGCGCCGCGCC
The DNA window shown above is from Acidimicrobiales bacterium and carries:
- a CDS encoding acyl-ACP desaturase, with product MDDRALLQELEPTVARLLDHHLAKAKEWFPHEMVPWSRGRDFQPDEVWDPEEYAVPDEVRSALFLNLLTEDNLPYYFHTIQNVFGDGAWGEWARRWTAEEGRHAIVIRDYLTVSRALDARVLERARMRQVSDGITPEPENPADTMVYVTLQELATRISHMNTGKLLTDRPGYEVMARVAADENLHYLFYRGVTDAAMEIDPSMVVLAIDRQVREFAMPGTGIDDFPTHAARIAKAGIYDFVQHHDHILLPLVVRHWRLESLEGLSPEAEEARQRVLKHVSRVGSAAGRLRARREREAQLVDAR
- a CDS encoding CAP domain-containing protein, whose protein sequence is MPFSPAAARRPAVLVAVAAALWCLVLTGLPSGRGIAGADTAADERALAGRLSDLRAGRGLAALATDARLSHQARDWSARMAAAGRLSHHPDLASAVGADWTRLAQNVGSATTAAEVHDQLVASASHLSNMVSPSFNAVGIGVVAAGGRVWVTQIFMLAPAGSIVSESSGTVYGALSDGSAWYRLVGSRGETFGFGAVAALPSVVTGSPVVGAAPSPSGLGGWMVTTTGAVLTTGDAPALGSLAGTALNQPIVGMAATPSGRGYWLVGRDGGVFSFGDARFFGSAGAIRLNQPIVGMTASPTGNGYWFVGADGGVFAFGDARFLGSTAALRLSQPVVAMGSTPSGRGYWLVARDGGVFAFGDAPFLGSTGAIALARPIVAMARTASGRGYRFVAADGGVFSFGDATFLGSATGRALTSPVVSVMAGG